In Juglans regia cultivar Chandler chromosome 13, Walnut 2.0, whole genome shotgun sequence, the DNA window GGAGGTGAACGAGTCCATCCTCCACGCCGCCTTCATACCTTTTGGGGACATCAAGGACGTCAAGACCCCGCTCGACCAGGCCACCCAGAAGCACCGCTCCTTCGGCTTTGTCACTTTCTTGGAGAAGGATGACGCTGCCGCCGCCATGGACAACATGGACGGCGCTGAGCTCTACGGCCGCGTCCTCACCGTCAACTACGCCCTCCCCGAGAAAATCAAGGGTGGCGAGCAGGGCTGGGCCGCCCACCCCAGTACGTCCTTCCCTtcccttttcttctcctttttcatTCCCTCTCTTTCGGTAATACTGATCTGTTTGGGAtggttttcttcattttatttattaatcgaAGACTTGGGCCTTCAGTTTTTGTAACGCTATTCTTCCAATTCGTGACTCCGGGGTTTAGGGTTTTTAGGATTCTATATACCTTTTAGTTAAATAACTGATAATTTTTAACAGCTTAAACTTGTAGAAACTCTTCATTGAGAATGAAACCATTACTCTTCACAAGCGCAACATGTATCAACAATTGTTTGTTGAATAAATGCCAGACCACGAAACTTCCTTTGAATTTTACTTTGACGCCCTAAAATTCTGGCAGCCAGAAATTTAAGTTGATTCGCAATGTTTGACTCAACGAGTTCAAAACGTTTCCATGCCTACATTCACTCCCTCAATGCCATGAATTGGATTCCCTAATTTTGGATACAGTCTTATGTTAGACCTGCAAGACATGCGAGGATTGCTTCCAGAACTGCtacattttgtattttgatagGTAGAATTGCTACATAAGATTTCTAGATACTCTgatgaaatttaattagttCTGAACAATTTGTATGTTAGACTCTAGATACGGTAAGCAACTCTGGTTAGTGTTGGAAAGTTTCATCTTAACGATGGAAAACAGAAtagaattgaaagaaaatagaaaagcatgatatctttattttttttgtgttggaATGTTGTTTCCTAACGACTGAACAACCTCTCTAAGATGGGGTCAGATCACATATAATAAAACAGAGTAATtactttgaatttcattttttgttcttcAAGACTCATGGACATTCTCAATCCGGAGATCTTCAAAGTGTAGACTGACATGATAAGCGACAACACCAAGACACCTGTTCCACTGTTTTAGGATAGTTCGACCAGATCTTTATTCTTTCAGATGTCAAATGATATGTGCTACTATTTGGGTCCTTCAACTTACCCGTATTTATCAATGCACGTATCAGGTTCTGAGTAGGATTGATGGTTGTAATACATTATTGGTGGTAAAGCCCCGGGAATAATTTTATGCTCGTTTGATTGattccgttttttttttctttaatattttagtttgggCGGATGCGGACACATGGTTTGAAAGGCAGcagcaagaagaagaaatgcaGCGTATTCAGGCAGAGAATCGGGCTACAATGCAGGCTGCAGAGGACTTGCATCGAAAGAAATTGGCCCAAGAGCGAGAAGGGGAAAAGGAAGACGAAATAGCGATCAAAGATGATCCCATGGCTAGGGCTGAAGCAGAGGTTTTGGAGCAGAACAATTAGTTCTCAGCTACCAAAACGCGCATTTGATGAGGGAAATGCTTAAAAgtcctacctttttttttttgttttgtttacatCATATCTCTGTAATCTGTCACAGCCTCGATGTGGAACATTGCGTCTGGAATGAATACTTCTATTCGTGTAGATGAGCACTTGCTTCTTTGATAAAGCTGGTGGAATGatctgatttttaatttttatttttaaataagttgatatgatttgttatattttgatttCACAACTTCTGCCTTCATGGATACCCTAGAGACTTTATGGCTCATACTGGACAATGGTCCATGATAGTAATTTTAAGTTCACATTTTCAGTATAGCGTTTGATCTTAGATGTGGTTTTCACAGGCAGTGTCACTAAAAAGCTGAAAACTGAGCAACTTTGCTAGGTACCAGGCAGATAATTAGATATCCAAATTGACCAGTAAATGCCTCCTCTTCCCAGATATTGACCCATTTTGGGTAGAACTCAACTCTCAGTTGCATCTTTCAACTACTTTGAAGCTACCCAAACTTCTTTGCCATTTACAATTTTACCATGGCAGTTAGTCAGTCCATAGTGCCTTCCACTTGGAGCCTATTGACAAAGCAGTGAGAATATAGTTAAATCCACCAAAGCTTACTGATGAGCAAtaacaatacaacaaaatttTGACGAAGTTTGGGTACTGAGGGTTGGTGAAAAtcagaagataaaagaaaagaaactagGAAATGCAATGCACCTCTGTAAGGTGACGTCAGTGTGTTAACCACTTGAACAACATTTCACAAAAGAAATGTTTCTCATGAGAGCCTTATGATCTTCTACAACCGATCCAGAGACTAGGAGtgcagaagaaaaaaatatcgaGATTTCCAGTGGCAAGGCcgcaagaaagaagaaaagaaaagaactaaTAGAATAGACATTATCTATTATTCCCTTAATCAAGAACTCCTCTGCTTTAGCATTGCATCACAGACCTTCACAGCGTCAAGGTTTTCTCTTTACATTATGTACCCTAACAATGTTTGCTCCTAAAACGCTCACCGTGACAGAGGCAATAGTGGCAGGACCTCTCTCATCTGCAGCAGTTCGAGAGCAAATGTCACCTAAAAACCTCTTTCTGGAGGGTCCAATAAATATTTGGGCATGAGACACAGCCAAGCTTTTCCTAGCAATGCTTGGTAATCCCCTTAGGATATCCAAATTATGTTCAGTTCTCTTGGAGAATCCAATGCCAGGGTCAATCATTATCCTCCAAGCAGGAATACCTGATAATTCTGCTTCCTTAACCCTCGAGTATAACTCAGAAGCTATCATCATCATACTGCACGTTTTCGGAGTTCTGCATTGTGGATGGGCTCCCCCTCAAGTGTATTGCAACATATGGAACCTAAAGGCCTGCAACGACTCTGAACATGTTAGAATCTAACTGCCCAGCAGACACATCATTCACGAGATGAGCCCCTTTTCCAATTGCTTCTGAAGCAACTTCTCAATAGAAAATATCCACTGATATGAGCTTTCCCTCTGCCTCAGGTATCCCTACAACAGCTTCCAAAACAGGGATAAGCCTATCTAATTCTTCTTCAGTGGAAATCCAAgaggccatttttttttttaacccaaggGCCGTTGGCCTTGTAGACTGAGCACCAATATCAATTATATCAGCCCCCTCAGAAATCATCAAACGGACCTGAGAAAGGGCAGACTCCACAGAGACGAGCTTTccacaatcactaaaactaTCTGGGGTCACATTAAGAATACCCATGACAGAGGTTCTCTGTGACCAGTCCCATAATCCGTTTTTAATGGTTATAACCCTTTTCATGCCTTCCTTCCCAATAAGTGATTCACCACCCATTTTCTCCCATAACTCAGAAAGTCCACCAGTATGCAGGGAGAAGGAATGCCAACTAGTAACTGTATCACAATCTGCAACTGATCCAGCAAATCCATTAGGGGGGCCATTACAAATGGTCTCTCCCAAATTCTTTCATGGGGTATAGTTAGAATATCAGAGTGCACCTTGAACTTTCCATGGAACAATATATCCAAGTCAATGGGTCTTGGACCATACCTTATACCATTAGTACCGCCCATGTCTGTTTCTTTTCTTGAGCACTCCCAATAATTCATGTGGCCTAGTTTAGTGACAGCTCTAACTGCAGAGTTGAGAAAGTGAGGCTGATTGGTCACATAGGCTGGAGCTGTTTCATACAAACAAGCATGCCTTGCAATATTTATGCCCGATCTTTTCATCAACTCCAAGGCGTTGTTGAAATTATGTAGTCTGTCACCCACATTGCTTCCTAAAGCAATAGCTACTTCCTGCTCTGGAGAATGAACTCAACAGAGGCATTCAGTGATGAATGGCGATAGGAAGACCGCAGTGCTGCAGAAAAAATGGAATGAGTATATACAAACTGGCCCAGATAAATTCCCCCAAAAAAGAAGGGGGCTTATGTAAGTTCTTTCTACTCAAGAGGATCACTAGTAACCATAGGTTATGTCCTATATGCCACAGTAATCCCTGAGAGCTGATTTTGGTAATCAGGATTAAGTGGTCTAAGTGgcattcaattaaaaaaccaTAACTTCACCCAATTCAGATGTTAAGTTGTTGAAAAATCAAGAAATCAATCAATCATTAAAACAGGTATCCAGAACTTGTAAATTGAATTTACATCACCTCTAAACCATTTCTTGCTGAGCACGAACTGCTTCAAAGTATTCATATTGGGAGTGGCTTGTCAACAACGTGAAGTTTGAAGTAAATATTCCATTCCTTTTCAGTCTGCACGGTTTATATAATGCGTGAAAAGAAGGCATTTCATGATAACTTAAAATCAGAAGAGTTCCCATTCATCAATAAAGGCGATAAAAGGGAGAAAACCATAAAATAGCAGTTGCAAATTTTTGTTTGCACAGTATATAGCAGCCAAAGCTAAAAGATGGAGACTTTggtgcgtgagagagagagagagagagagaggaaacacGTGCTCGTCTAAACAACGCACTTGGCCTCGAAGGATTGTTCACAAATGTAAGAGCTAGGGAGTTCGATCGAGATCAATTAATGCCCCCGAATTTCGTTCTCAAAAGCACTTCTTTCCCAGCCCCTTCAAGAAAGGTGCCTTCTGAAGGAAGAGTGAATAAACCCAGAATTTGGAATTCACGGAGCAAAAGTTGGAgagatgaaagaaaacaaagttcgAAAGAATCAGATGCACAAAAATAGCTTCAGAAAATTATACACATGGTTAACGTATCAATAAGAGAACAAGAAAAGCTTATTGAGGTTGGTACATATAATGCGTTTAGAGCATAAAATGGACTGAGCAGTGAGCACAATCGGAACTCGTGGGTTTTTCTGTTGCGACTTCAAAACGCTCCCTCTTGATAATAGGAGCTTCCCGCTCCCAACAAGTTGAGAGTTGCTTGCTCGATTGCTCGCTCGCTCGCTTTTAAGCTCAGTTGACAAAAGCAGAGGTTCGGTTCTCCAATGCTCCAGTCCCCTTTGCACCAATTTAGACCAGTTTTAAGAGGGATGAAGGACACTTGCTAAAAAATTAGATCCAAAGGTAAACAGATTGCAAGGGTCGGAGAGAATTTGGAGTTCCCAAGACGGATAAACATAGTGAATGAATTTGGAGTACCCAAGACCCAGAAGGAAAACGGGGTTTTGCTCAGGCTGCATCCTTTTACAAAATGTACAATTCCTCGTATTTGGCCTATATTTCCCCGTATATCtcctaaaaatgaaaatacagcgtacaaacaaaaaaatagtaaGGGAATGAGAGCTCTTCATCCGGCCCCTAATTCCTATTCCAAGACCACACCGACTCCCAAACTCTCAAATCCATGACTGAGTGTCGCACGAAATTGAAGTATTGAACAGCAGCGGGAGTACCATCTTGCAGAGGTCGACAAGGCGGGAGAGCGCTTTGCGGAGATCGGTGGCAACCAAAGAGACTACGATCTCTCCAAGACCTCGGCATGTGGGAAACGGAGGCAGTGACCTCGGCGTTCCAGAAGCGGTGACGAAGGCCTGGCCTGGCCTGGGAAGAGAGACAAGGAAGAAGAGGCGTGGGAGGAAGGAGAgacaaaataaactaagaatTTTAGAGATGAATGACGTGTCAGAATATTGAcctttggattttaaatttgtaCATGTTTCTACCCTGTAAAAACCGGAGCAAGGGGACACTGGAAAgccaaaaccccaaaaaaacAGGCCTCATCCACTAACACTCTTAAACCCGTGGCTAACACTACCTCGAACACAAACTCGAACACCCAGTATTCGGAACTTCTCAACTGGAACTGGGACCTGTTTTGAAGCTCTTTTCTATGGCGGCATCTCTGTCTTTCACTCGGTTTCTTTTATTCCCCAGGTTTTCCCTCTGTCTCTCTTCATGTAGGTATAATCTTTATACATATTGATTACACTTCTAAaaccgatttttttttcatgcgcTACAAGGTGGGACAGCGTAGATAAACGGAGCCTGTATTGTCCTAATTGACTATGTAAAATTAAGCAAgctttttaatttgaaaaaaataaaggttaATTGGGTGTtgtgttagatatatatatatatatatttaaatgtttctaGGGGGGATATATCGAAATGAATCTCAACTCTCCGTTAGAaacgtaaaaaataaaaacaaaaaattctaaataaaatgCACTCCATAGACCAACTATGGTCGTCTTTCTCACCAACTCCTCAGCAATGGTTATGCCAGTAATTTGGCCCTTCAACTATGCAGGTGCCATTCGAATTGGCCGTGTTATCCTTCACTTAACTTTATGCAGCTTCAGGATATTAGATTACACAGTAAATCGGGCATTGCAGCTGCTTCCAGGAAGAAAGCTGCTGATAGTTTTGGCGAAGAACCGGCTGATGAAAATGGGGCTGTTGTAAAGAAGAAGACAACTAGGAAACGAGCTGGTAGGCCAGCTAGAAAGAAATCTGTGTCTGATATTACGGAGGAGAAGCCTGAATTGGTGGTAGCTAGTGATGCCACGAGTGATGAAAGCATCATTTCTGCACTAAGTGATGATTCCAAGAAAACACGGCGAAGAACTCGAAAGAAAGGTATTTCCCATACTAGCTACATGGTTTTTGGTTCCGTTCCAAATGCTTTATAGCATTACTTTCATTCCTGATGGGGACTGACTTATATTTATAGCTGTGTCTGCTTCTACTAGCTTGGAGGAAGAGAAAACTGAGAAGAAGGTGAGGAGGAGGACCAAGAAGAAAGATGATAGAGATGTGGAAGATCCGGGCAGTGAAGCAGAAGTTACTGATCATGAGGACATTGAGGAGTCTCCATTTATTGCAAATATGGAGGTTGAGATTGAGGAGGACCTGGAGTTGGGAATGATGGAGGGAGAGGATATTAGCTACACATATGGTTGGCCCCCTCTTGTTTGTTGCTTCGGAGCTGCACAGCATGCTTTTGTGCCCTCAGGAAGGCCTGCCAACAGACTTATAGACTACGAAATCCATGAATCAATGAAGGATACACTATGGGCACCTGAAAAATATATTAGGGCTCCTGGGGGATCTGCAGGCAGTGTTGCAATTGCTCTTGCAAGCTTGGGTGGTAAGGTCGCTTTCATGGGAAAGCTGGGAGATGATGACTATGGTAAGGCCATGCTATATTATATGAATGTGAACAATGTTCAAACCCGTTCAGTTCGCATTGATAGTAAAAGAGCGACAGCGATATCACAGATGAAGATTGGCAAGAGGGGTAACTTGAGAATGATTTGTGCCAAACCCTGTGCAGAGGATTCCTTATCAAAGTCTGAGATCAATATTGATGTCCTAAATGAGGTATAGTAGTTTGGTCTTGTGTAGAAAGATAATTTGACTCACACTTTACAGTGCTAAATTTTAGTTATTATACCTCTCTCCTGTCCGTTGGTGGTATGACAATATTTTTAGCTTGATTTCATATACGCTTTGCTTCTTACAGAAGAAAATCCAAGTTTTCTTCAAATATGGAAAGATGAAATGAATGATTCCAGGTCTATTTATGTGGGTATTGGTGAATTTCAATCATTCACTTGTATGAAAATGTTGTAGGTGAGATTGAATCTTAAGTGAATCACAAAAACCTTTTGGAGCGTGTTGTTATTTTGACAAtttgattttctgaaaaattatcTTCATAGGAGTTTTGTCTATGGGACGCTGACATCTTATCATGCGCTTTCAGATGAAGAGTTtgctattgatttttttttgggtatggGTTCCATGGCTGGGGTATTGTATATTGAATTGTATTGATTTCCATCAACATTTTGCATACCTTCTCCCATTGAAGTGCCATCCAAAGAAGTATTGACTAATAAACTCTTCTAAGTCATCTTACTTTATACTATGTAGACTCTGAGTGCAACCCATGCTGCTTTTTAGATTGTTCAAATTTGATTAGCTCGATGGCTTATAGTCTTTATGATCTATTATACAGGCAAAGATGTTCTACTTCAGCACGCATTCCCTGCTTGATCGAAATATGAGATCGACTACACTGCAGGCTATCAAGATCTCAAAGAAACTGGGAGGAGTCCTTTTCTATGATGTGAACCTTCCGTTGCCACTATGGAAATCTGTCGAAGAGACCAAGATGTTTATTCAACAGGTGTGGAATCTAGCAGATATTATTGAGGTTACTAAGCAAGAGCTTGAGTTCCTATGTGGGATCAAGCCATCGGAGGAATTTGACACTAAAAATAATGCGAGCTCAAAATTTGTCCATTATAATCCGGAAGTGGTTACACCTCTTTGGCATGAAAATCTTAAGGTTTTGTTTGTCACAAATGGGACTTCTAAGGTACATTATTACACTAAGGAACACAATGGCGCTGTTAGTGGGATGGAGGATGTCCCGATTACCCCTTTCACTTGCGATATGTCAGCATCAGGGGATGGCATTGTTGCAGGTAATGTCTTGTAAACATGCATATTTGTCAATGTTATTGCTGGAAATGGTGTGTGGGGCCTGGTTAGCCTGCATTTTTGTGGCAGCCACTGGCAATTCACTGGAACCTATTATCTAGTGGAGTACTGGCTTACACAAGAAATGCGACAGCCCAATAGTGTTGTACTAGCCCATTCTCATAATAAGTGAAGTGCTGTGTTGAAAGGTTTATATTCCAGCCGTCAATATGGTGCACCATTTGGAAGTAATTAATACCAActagtttctttttctagtCACTTGGATGCTCTTGttatgttttttattctttggcATCATCAATGCATACATATACTTAgcttcacatatttttattcaCGCTTTGATTTCAGATGATCTATAGTTTGCTAGATGAACCTTGATCTTT includes these proteins:
- the LOC109014389 gene encoding peptidyl-prolyl cis-trans isomerase E; this translates as MAQQAVQKNTVYVGGLAEEVNESILHAAFIPFGDIKDVKTPLDQATQKHRSFGFVTFLEKDDAAAAMDNMDGAELYGRVLTVNYALPEKIKGGEQGWAAHPIWADADTWFERQQQEEEMQRIQAENRATMQAAEDLHRKKLAQEREGEKEDEIAIKDDPMARAEAEVLEQNN
- the LOC109014388 gene encoding fructokinase-like 2, chloroplastic, whose translation is MAASLSFTRFLLFPRCHSNWPCYPSLNFMQLQDIRLHSKSGIAAASRKKAADSFGEEPADENGAVVKKKTTRKRAGRPARKKSVSDITEEKPELVVASDATSDESIISALSDDSKKTRRRTRKKAVSASTSLEEEKTEKKVRRRTKKKDDRDVEDPGSEAEVTDHEDIEESPFIANMEVEIEEDLELGMMEGEDISYTYGWPPLVCCFGAAQHAFVPSGRPANRLIDYEIHESMKDTLWAPEKYIRAPGGSAGSVAIALASLGGKVAFMGKLGDDDYGKAMLYYMNVNNVQTRSVRIDSKRATAISQMKIGKRGNLRMICAKPCAEDSLSKSEINIDVLNEAKMFYFSTHSLLDRNMRSTTLQAIKISKKLGGVLFYDVNLPLPLWKSVEETKMFIQQVWNLADIIEVTKQELEFLCGIKPSEEFDTKNNASSKFVHYNPEVVTPLWHENLKVLFVTNGTSKVHYYTKEHNGAVSGMEDVPITPFTCDMSASGDGIVAALMRMLTVQPDLITDKGYIEHTIKYAIECGVIDQWLLGQVRGFPPKEDMEEEVVPDPNGIRSITEMEYRTLMPVS